A region from the Musa acuminata AAA Group cultivar baxijiao chromosome BXJ1-10, Cavendish_Baxijiao_AAA, whole genome shotgun sequence genome encodes:
- the LOC135595443 gene encoding tryptophan synthase alpha chain-like isoform X1: MASGTAAVAPNSCCFHVSSAKPRFHSILMNHPPKSSLRMRAQGLGISETFSDLRRQGRVAFIPYITAGDPDLSTTAKALKLLDCCGADIIELGLPYNNPILDGPVIQASNKRALAGKTNMEAVISMLKEVVPQISCPIVIYSYYNLILARRSEWFLSALEDAGAKGIIVPDLPFEESADLKREAAKKNIDMVLLTTPTTTKKKMKAISDASEGFIYLVSSAGVTGARDTVNRQVQFLLKEIKEEESSANLSQITCLSCSMFSQKTAKPVAVGFGISKPEHVKQLSLWGADGVIVGSAIVKRLGEANSTEEGLKHVESFVASLTAALPPGDQGLGEEHASSFIMQQRRDNCGKYRDLHLPHLCISITEDVRN; the protein is encoded by the exons ATGGCTTCCGGTACCGCGGCTGTGGCTCCCAACTCCTGCTGCTTCCATGTTTCTTCAGCAAAACCCAGATTCCACTCCATTCTGATGAACCACCCTCCAAAATCTTCGCTTAGGATGAGAGCTCAGGGGCTGGGAATCTCCGAAACCTTCTCCGATTTAAGAAGACAAGGAAGA GTTGCATTTATACCATACATCACTGCTGGTGATCCTGATCTATCGACAACAGCAAAAGCCCTGAAGCTACTGGACTGTTGTGGTGCTGATATAATCGAGTTGGGGTTGCCATACAATAATCCTATTTTGGATGGTCCTGTGATACag GCATCAAACAAAAGAGCCTTGGCTGGCAAGACAAACATGGAAGCAGTCATCTCCATGTTAAAGGAG GTAGTTCCACAAATCTCTTGTCCGATTGTAATATACTCATATTACAATCTAATACTGGCCCGCAGAAGTGAATGGTTCTTGTCTGCATTGGAAGATGCTGGTGCCAAAG GGATTATTGTGCCAGACCTTCCATTTGAAGAGagtgctgatttgaagagagaagCTGCCAAGAAAAACATTGATATG GTTTTGCTCACTACACCGACTAccacaaaaaagaaaatgaaggccaTTTCTGATGCTTCAGAAGGATTCATATACCTA GTAAGTTCTGCTGGAGTTACTGGTGCAAGAGACACTGTGAATAGACAAGTccagtttcttctcaaggaaatcAAAGAG GAAGAATCTTCTGCAAATCTAAGCCAGATAACCTGTTTATCTTGTTCCATGTTCTCACAGAAAACTGCAAAGCCTGTTGCGGTTGGCTTTGGCATATCAAAACCAGAGCATGTTAAACAG CTTTCATTGTGGGGAGCTGATGGTGTTATCGTCGGAAGCGCAATTGTTAAGCGGTTAGGCGAAGCTAATTCCACAGAAGAAGGATTAAAGCATGTGGAATCCTTTGTGGCATCTTTAACAGCAGCACTTCCTCCCGGGGATCAGGGACTTGGAGAAGAACATGCTTCTTCCTTCATCATGCAACAGAGGAGAGATAATTGTGGCAAGTACCGCGATCTACATCTTCCTCATCTCTGCATCAGCATCACTGAGGACGTCAGAAACTAG
- the LOC135595443 gene encoding tryptophan synthase alpha chain-like isoform X3 → MDCLGRVQVAFIPYITAGDPDLSTTAKALKLLDCCGADIIELGLPYNNPILDGPVIQASNKRALAGKTNMEAVISMLKEVVPQISCPIVIYSYYNLILARRSEWFLSALEDAGAKGIIVPDLPFEESADLKREAAKKNIDMVLLTTPTTTKKKMKAISDASEGFIYLVSSAGVTGARDTVNRQVQFLLKEIKEEESSANLSQITCLSCSMFSQKTAKPVAVGFGISKPEHVKQLSLWGADGVIVGSAIVKRLGEANSTEEGLKHVESFVASLTAALPPGDQGLGEEHASSFIMQQRRDNCGKYRDLHLPHLCISITEDVRN, encoded by the exons ATGGATTGCTTGGGGAGAGTTCAG GTTGCATTTATACCATACATCACTGCTGGTGATCCTGATCTATCGACAACAGCAAAAGCCCTGAAGCTACTGGACTGTTGTGGTGCTGATATAATCGAGTTGGGGTTGCCATACAATAATCCTATTTTGGATGGTCCTGTGATACag GCATCAAACAAAAGAGCCTTGGCTGGCAAGACAAACATGGAAGCAGTCATCTCCATGTTAAAGGAG GTAGTTCCACAAATCTCTTGTCCGATTGTAATATACTCATATTACAATCTAATACTGGCCCGCAGAAGTGAATGGTTCTTGTCTGCATTGGAAGATGCTGGTGCCAAAG GGATTATTGTGCCAGACCTTCCATTTGAAGAGagtgctgatttgaagagagaagCTGCCAAGAAAAACATTGATATG GTTTTGCTCACTACACCGACTAccacaaaaaagaaaatgaaggccaTTTCTGATGCTTCAGAAGGATTCATATACCTA GTAAGTTCTGCTGGAGTTACTGGTGCAAGAGACACTGTGAATAGACAAGTccagtttcttctcaaggaaatcAAAGAG GAAGAATCTTCTGCAAATCTAAGCCAGATAACCTGTTTATCTTGTTCCATGTTCTCACAGAAAACTGCAAAGCCTGTTGCGGTTGGCTTTGGCATATCAAAACCAGAGCATGTTAAACAG CTTTCATTGTGGGGAGCTGATGGTGTTATCGTCGGAAGCGCAATTGTTAAGCGGTTAGGCGAAGCTAATTCCACAGAAGAAGGATTAAAGCATGTGGAATCCTTTGTGGCATCTTTAACAGCAGCACTTCCTCCCGGGGATCAGGGACTTGGAGAAGAACATGCTTCTTCCTTCATCATGCAACAGAGGAGAGATAATTGTGGCAAGTACCGCGATCTACATCTTCCTCATCTCTGCATCAGCATCACTGAGGACGTCAGAAACTAG
- the LOC135595443 gene encoding tryptophan synthase alpha chain-like isoform X2, translating into MASGTAAVAPNSCCFHVSSAKPRFHSILMNHPPKSSLRMRAQGLGISETFSDLRRQGRVAFIPYITAGDPDLSTTAKALKLLDCCGADIIELGLPYNNPILDGPVIQASNKRALAGKTNMEAVISMLKEVVPQISCPIVIYSYYNLILARRSEWFLSALEDAGAKGIIVPDLPFEESADLKREAAKKNIDMVLLTTPTTTKKKMKAISDASEGFIYLVSSAGVTGARDTVNRQVQFLLKEIKEKTAKPVAVGFGISKPEHVKQLSLWGADGVIVGSAIVKRLGEANSTEEGLKHVESFVASLTAALPPGDQGLGEEHASSFIMQQRRDNCGKYRDLHLPHLCISITEDVRN; encoded by the exons ATGGCTTCCGGTACCGCGGCTGTGGCTCCCAACTCCTGCTGCTTCCATGTTTCTTCAGCAAAACCCAGATTCCACTCCATTCTGATGAACCACCCTCCAAAATCTTCGCTTAGGATGAGAGCTCAGGGGCTGGGAATCTCCGAAACCTTCTCCGATTTAAGAAGACAAGGAAGA GTTGCATTTATACCATACATCACTGCTGGTGATCCTGATCTATCGACAACAGCAAAAGCCCTGAAGCTACTGGACTGTTGTGGTGCTGATATAATCGAGTTGGGGTTGCCATACAATAATCCTATTTTGGATGGTCCTGTGATACag GCATCAAACAAAAGAGCCTTGGCTGGCAAGACAAACATGGAAGCAGTCATCTCCATGTTAAAGGAG GTAGTTCCACAAATCTCTTGTCCGATTGTAATATACTCATATTACAATCTAATACTGGCCCGCAGAAGTGAATGGTTCTTGTCTGCATTGGAAGATGCTGGTGCCAAAG GGATTATTGTGCCAGACCTTCCATTTGAAGAGagtgctgatttgaagagagaagCTGCCAAGAAAAACATTGATATG GTTTTGCTCACTACACCGACTAccacaaaaaagaaaatgaaggccaTTTCTGATGCTTCAGAAGGATTCATATACCTA GTAAGTTCTGCTGGAGTTACTGGTGCAAGAGACACTGTGAATAGACAAGTccagtttcttctcaaggaaatcAAAGAG AAAACTGCAAAGCCTGTTGCGGTTGGCTTTGGCATATCAAAACCAGAGCATGTTAAACAG CTTTCATTGTGGGGAGCTGATGGTGTTATCGTCGGAAGCGCAATTGTTAAGCGGTTAGGCGAAGCTAATTCCACAGAAGAAGGATTAAAGCATGTGGAATCCTTTGTGGCATCTTTAACAGCAGCACTTCCTCCCGGGGATCAGGGACTTGGAGAAGAACATGCTTCTTCCTTCATCATGCAACAGAGGAGAGATAATTGTGGCAAGTACCGCGATCTACATCTTCCTCATCTCTGCATCAGCATCACTGAGGACGTCAGAAACTAG
- the LOC135594958 gene encoding tryptophan synthase alpha chain-like, with the protein MASGTVAAAPNSCCFHVSSAKPRFHSILMNHPPKSSLRMRAQGLGISETFSDLRRQGRVAFIPYITAGDPDLSTTAKALKLLDCCGADIIELGLPYDNPILDGPVIQASNKRALAGKTNMEGVISMLKEVVPQISCPIVMFSYYNLILARRSEWFLSALEDASVKGLIVPDLPFEESADLKREAAKKNIDMVLLTTPTATKKKMKAISDASEGFIYLVSSAGVTGVRDTVNRQVQFLLEEIKEKTAKPVAVGFGISKPEHVKQLSLWGADGVIVGSAIVKLLGEANSTEDGLKHVESFVASLTAALPRGDQGLGEEHASSFILQQRRKLWQVPRSASSSSLHRHH; encoded by the exons ATGGCTTCCGGTACCGTGGCTGCGGCTCCCAACTCCTGCTGCTTCCATGTTTCTTCAGCAAAACCCAGATTCCACTCCATTCTGATGAACCACCCTCCAAAATCTTCTCTTAGGATGAGAGCTCAGGGGCTGGGAATCTCTGAAACCTTCTCCGATTTAAGAAGACAAGGAAGA GTTGCATTTATACCGTACATCACTGCTGGTGATCCTGATCTATCGACAACAGCAAAAGCCCTGAAGCTACTGGACTGTTGTGGTGCTGATATAATCGAGTTGGGGTTGCCATACGATAATCCTATTTTGGATGGTCCTGTGATACAG GCATCAAACAAAAGAGCCTTGGCTGGCAAGACAAACATGGAAGGAGTCATCTCCATGTTAAAGGAG GTGGTTCCACAAATCTCTTGTCCGATTGTAATGTTCTCATATTACAATCTAATACTGGCCCGCAGAAGTGAATGGTTCTTGTCTGCATTGGAAGATGCTAGTGTCAAAG GGCTTATTGTGCCAGACCTTCCATTTGAAGAGagtgctgatttgaagagagaagCTGCCAAGAAAAACATTGATATG GTTTTGCTCACTACACCTACTGccacaaaaaagaaaatgaaggccaTTTCTGATGCTTCCGAAGGATTCATATACCTC GTAAGTTCTGCTGGAGTTACTGGTGTAAGAGACACTGTGAATAGACAAGTCCAGTTTCTTCTCGAGGAAATCAAAGAG AAAACTGCAAAGCCTGTTGCGGTTGGCTTTGGCATATCAAAACCAGAGCATGTTAAACAG CTTTCATTGTGGGGAGCTGATGGTGTTATCGTCGGAAGCGCAATTGTTAAGCTGTTAGGGGAAGCTAATTCCACAGAAGATGGATTAAAGCATGTGGAATCCTTTGTGGCATCTTTAACAGCAGCACTTCCTCGCGGGGATCAGGGACTCGGAGAAGAACATGCTTCTTCCTTCATCTTGCAACAGAGGAGAAAATTGTGGCAAGTACCGCGATCTGCATCTTCCTCATCTCTGCATAGGCATCACTGA
- the LOC135586146 gene encoding tryptophan synthase alpha chain-like isoform X1 translates to MASGTVAVAPNSCCFHVSSAKPRFHSILMNHPPKSSLRMRAQGLGISETFSDLRRQGRVAFMPYITAGDPDLSTTAKALKLLDSCGADIIELGLPYNNPILDGPVIQASNKRALAGKTNMEAVISMLKEMVPQISCPIVIFSYYNLILARRSEWFLSALEDAGVKGLIVPDLPFEESADLKREAAKKNVDMVLLTTPTTTNKKMKAISDASEGFIYLVSSAGVTGVRDTVNRQVQFLLKEIKEKTAKPVAVGFGISKPEHVKQVSNTIDLLLSSLVSEINTSKMLLQLSLWGADGVIVGSAIVKRLGEANSTEEGLKHVESFVASLTAALPHGDQGLGEEHASSFILQQRRKLWQVPRSASSSSLHQHH, encoded by the exons ATGGCTTCCGGTACCGTGGCTGTGGCTCCCAACTCCTGCTGCTTCCATGTTTCTTCAGCAAAACCCAGATTCCACTCCATTCTGATGAACCACCCTCCAAAATCTTCTCTTAGGATGAGAGCTCAGGGCCTGGGAATCTCCGAAACCTTCTCCGATTTAAGAAGACAAGGAAGA GTTGCATTTATGCCATACATCACTGCTGGTGATCCTGATCTATCGACAACAGCAAAAGCCCTGAAGCTACTGGACTCTTGTGGTGCTGATATAATCGAGTTGGGGTTGCCATACAATAATCCTATTTTGGATGGTCCTGTGATACag GCATCAAACAAAAGAGCCTTGGCTGGCAAGACAAACATGGAAGCAGTCATCTCCATGTTAAAGGAG ATGGTTCCACAAATCTCTTGTCCGATTGTAATATTCTCATATTACAATCTAATACTGGCCCGCAGAAGTGAATGGTTCTTGTCTGCATTGGAAGATGCTGGTGTCAAAG GGCTTATTGTGCCAGACCTTCCATTTGAAGAGagtgctgatttgaagagagaagCTGCCAAGAAAAACGTTGATATG GTTTTGCTCACTACACCTACTACCACAAACAAGAAAATGAAGGCCATTTCTGATGCTTCAGAAGGATTCATATACCTA GTAAGTTCTGCTGGAGTTACTGGTGTAAGAGACACTGTGAATAGACAAGTccagtttcttctcaaggaaatcAAAGAG AAAACTGCAAAGCCTGTTGCGGTTGGCTTTGGCATATCAAAACCAGAGCATGTTAAACAGGTCAGTAACACAATTGATCTGCTCTTGTCAAGCCTTGTTTCTGAGATTAACACCAGCAAAATGCTGCTTCAGCTTTCATTGTGGGGAGCTGATGGTGTTATCGTCGGAAGCGCAATTGTTAAGCGGTTAGGCGAAGCTAATTCCACAGAAGAAGGATTAAAGCATGTGGAATCCTTTGTGGCATCTTTAACAGCAGCACTTCCTCACGGGGATCAGGGACTTGGTGAAGAGCATGCTTCTTCCTTCATCTTGCAACAGAGGAGAAAATTGTGGCAAGTACCGCGATCTGCATCTTCCTCTTCTCTGCATCAGCATCACTGA
- the LOC135586146 gene encoding tryptophan synthase alpha chain-like isoform X2, whose amino-acid sequence MASGTVAVAPNSCCFHVSSAKPRFHSILMNHPPKSSLRMRAQGLGISETFSDLRRQGRVAFMPYITAGDPDLSTTAKALKLLDSCGADIIELGLPYNNPILDGPVIQASNKRALAGKTNMEAVISMLKEMVPQISCPIVIFSYYNLILARRSEWFLSALEDAGVKGLIVPDLPFEESADLKREAAKKNVDMVLLTTPTTTNKKMKAISDASEGFIYLVSSAGVTGVRDTVNRQVQFLLKEIKEKTAKPVAVGFGISKPEHVKQLSLWGADGVIVGSAIVKRLGEANSTEEGLKHVESFVASLTAALPHGDQGLGEEHASSFILQQRRKLWQVPRSASSSSLHQHH is encoded by the exons ATGGCTTCCGGTACCGTGGCTGTGGCTCCCAACTCCTGCTGCTTCCATGTTTCTTCAGCAAAACCCAGATTCCACTCCATTCTGATGAACCACCCTCCAAAATCTTCTCTTAGGATGAGAGCTCAGGGCCTGGGAATCTCCGAAACCTTCTCCGATTTAAGAAGACAAGGAAGA GTTGCATTTATGCCATACATCACTGCTGGTGATCCTGATCTATCGACAACAGCAAAAGCCCTGAAGCTACTGGACTCTTGTGGTGCTGATATAATCGAGTTGGGGTTGCCATACAATAATCCTATTTTGGATGGTCCTGTGATACag GCATCAAACAAAAGAGCCTTGGCTGGCAAGACAAACATGGAAGCAGTCATCTCCATGTTAAAGGAG ATGGTTCCACAAATCTCTTGTCCGATTGTAATATTCTCATATTACAATCTAATACTGGCCCGCAGAAGTGAATGGTTCTTGTCTGCATTGGAAGATGCTGGTGTCAAAG GGCTTATTGTGCCAGACCTTCCATTTGAAGAGagtgctgatttgaagagagaagCTGCCAAGAAAAACGTTGATATG GTTTTGCTCACTACACCTACTACCACAAACAAGAAAATGAAGGCCATTTCTGATGCTTCAGAAGGATTCATATACCTA GTAAGTTCTGCTGGAGTTACTGGTGTAAGAGACACTGTGAATAGACAAGTccagtttcttctcaaggaaatcAAAGAG AAAACTGCAAAGCCTGTTGCGGTTGGCTTTGGCATATCAAAACCAGAGCATGTTAAACAG CTTTCATTGTGGGGAGCTGATGGTGTTATCGTCGGAAGCGCAATTGTTAAGCGGTTAGGCGAAGCTAATTCCACAGAAGAAGGATTAAAGCATGTGGAATCCTTTGTGGCATCTTTAACAGCAGCACTTCCTCACGGGGATCAGGGACTTGGTGAAGAGCATGCTTCTTCCTTCATCTTGCAACAGAGGAGAAAATTGTGGCAAGTACCGCGATCTGCATCTTCCTCTTCTCTGCATCAGCATCACTGA